From the Scophthalmus maximus strain ysfricsl-2021 chromosome 11, ASM2237912v1, whole genome shotgun sequence genome, one window contains:
- the gramd1bb gene encoding protein Aster-B isoform X12 encodes MVEKGSDHSSDKSPSTPEQVVQRTYSLQSARSGGKNSKSHKRLSKYDRLNLIKKSQSWYNVLSPTYKQRNEDFRKLFKQLPDTERLIVDYSCALQRDILLQGRLYLSENWICFYSNIFRWETLLTVRLKDICSMTKEKTARLIPNAIQVCTDTEKHFFTSFGARDRTYMMMFRLWQNALLDKPLCPKELWHFVHQCYGNELGLTSDDEDYVPPDDDFNTMGFSEEIPIEENEINNDNLSKSSTEAKPEGSPPPLHKKIVANSAVPGPGNHDTPITFELPAEEYADCLPDGELLALPLLLEEKSDDPSRPGGPAPSPSLDFNDNEDLPTELSDSSETHDEGEVQAFHEDLNGRQYINEVYKFSVDKLYDILFTESQFMSDFMEQRRFSDVVYHPWKKEEAGNQMREIMYTISLSNPLAPKTATVTERQTLFQASQESECYIIDAEVITHDIPYHDYFYTQNRYMLTRVAKNKCRLRVSTELRYRKQPWGLVKGFIERNFWSGIDDNFRRLELELSKMEEILTEAHQLSPKAKAAVKNSTVRRKKRPLPHMRSQHLDEALSPVTTPTDEEVIQRIKHVAGSTQTRHLSPEHHHHHLPAGLALYSVSKLLLIISFVICLSLVLLVFLNMMLFYKLWMLEYSAQSLTTWQGLRLHESKLPQTQMEWAQLLEAQQRYHDTELQKWREIIKSSVVLLDQMKDSLLNLQRGIGLSDYSSEAEEKQSRYH; translated from the exons ATGGTGGAGAAGGGCTCCGACCACTCCTCTGACAAGTCCCCCTCCACGCCCGAGCAGGTCGTCCAGAGAACGTACTCGCTGCAGTCAGCGCGAAGCGGGGGAAAGAACTCAAAG TCTCACAAGCGACTTTCCAAA tatGACAGACTAAACCTGATTAAA aaGAGCCAAAGCTGGTACAAC GTGCTGAGCCCGACGTACAAGCAGCGCAATGAGGACTTTAGGAAACTCTTCAAGCAGCTCCCCGACACAGAGAGACTCATTGTGG ACTACTCCTGTGCTCTTCAACGGGACATCCTCCTGCAGGGACGACTCTACCTCTCCGAGAACTGGATCTGTTTCTATAGCAACATCTTCCGCTGGGAAACACTG CTGACAGTGCGGCTAAAGGACATCTGCTCGATGACGAAAGAGAAGACCGCCCGCCTCATTCCCAACGCCATCCAGGTCTGCACAGACACCGAGAAG CACTTTTTCACCTCGTTCGGAGCCCGGGACCGGACGTACATGATGATGTTCAGACTGTGGCAGAACGCGCTGCTGGACAAG CCCCTGTGCCCCAAAGAACTGTGGCACTTTGTCCACCAGTGCTACGGCAACGAGCTCGGCCTGACCAGTGACGACGAGGACTATGTTCCTCCTGACGACGACTTCAACACCATGGG GTTCAGCGAAGAGATTCCCATCGAAGAGAACGAGATCAACAACGACAACTTGTCCAAGAGCAGCACGGAGGCCAAGCCCGAGGGCAGCCCTCCTCCGCTGCACAAGAAGATCGTCGCGAACAGCGCCGTCCCCGGCCCGGGCAACCACGACACGCCCATCACA TTCGAGCTGCCAGCGGAGGAGTACGCAGACTGCCTACCGGACGGAGAGCTGCTGGCCTTGCCCCTGTTGTTGGAAGAGAAGAGCGACGATCCCAGCAGGCCTGGCGGTCCCGCGCCCTCACCCTCACTGGACTTCAACGACAACGAGGACCTCCCCACTGAGCTCAGCGACTCCTCGGAAACGCACGACGAGG gTGAAGTGCAGGCGTTCCACGAGGATCTGAACGGCAGGCAGTACATCAACGAGGTCTACAAGTTCAGCGTGGACAAGCTCTACGACATCCTCTTCACCGAGTCGCAGTTCATGAGCGACTTCATGGAACAGCGGCGGTTTTCAG ACGTGGTCTACCACCCgtggaagaaggaggaggctgGGAACCAGATGAGAGAGATCATGTACACCATCTCTCTGTCCAACCCCCTGGCCCCCAAAACAGCCACAGTCACTGAGAGACAG ACTCTGTTCCAAGCCAGTCAGGAGAGCGAGTGTTACATCATCGACGCCGAGGTCATCACACACGACATCCCCTACCACGACTACTTCTACACTCAGAACCGCTACATGCTCACCAGGGTGGCCAAGAACAAGTGTCGGTTACG GGTGTCGACAGAGCTGCGCTACAGGAAACAGCCGTGGGGTTTGGTGAAAGGCTTCATCGAGAGAAACTTCTGGAGCGGGATAGACGACAACTTCCGCCGTCTCG AGCTGGAGCTGTCCAAGATGGAGGAGATCCTGACCGAGGCCCACCAGCTGTCCCCGAAGGCCAAGGCGGCAGTGAAGAACTCCACGGTGCGGCGGAAGAAGCGGCCGCTCCCGCACATGCGCAGCCAGCACCTGGACGAGGCGCTCAGCCCCGTCACCACGCCGACGGACGAGGAGGTGATCCAGAGGATCAAACACGTGGCCGGATCCACGCAGACCAGACACCTGAGTCCcgagcaccaccaccaccacctgcccGCGGGCCTCGCGCTCTACAGCGTCTCCAAACTGCTGCTCATCATCAGCTTTGT GATCTGTTTAAG ctTGGTGCTGCTGGTGTTCCTCAACATGATGCTCTTCTACAAGCTGTGGATGCTCGAGTACTCGGCACAGTCCTTGACCACCTGGCAAGGTCTGCGGCTACAtgagag TAAGCTGCCTCAGACGCAGATGGAGTGGGCCCAGCTGCTGGAGGCACAGCAGCGTTACCATGACACCGAGCTGCAGAAGTGGAGGGAAATTATCAAGTCGTCGGTGGTGCTACTAGACCAG ATGAAAGACTCTTTGTTGAACCTCCAGCGAGGCATCGGTTTGAGCGACTACAGCTCCGAGGCCGAGGAGAAGCAAAGCCGCTACCACTAA
- the gramd1bb gene encoding protein Aster-B isoform X7, whose translation MEVGEEANGSSQQSSQQSSHEDDGSRFLTPFIQEERSDSAADKFSTASNSNKSTPACSPVLRKRSRSPTPQTQEGENMVEKGSDHSSDKSPSTPEQVVQRTYSLQSARSGGKNSKSHKRLSKYDRLNLIKKSQSWYNVLSPTYKQRNEDFRKLFKQLPDTERLIVDYSCALQRDILLQGRLYLSENWICFYSNIFRWETLLTVRLKDICSMTKEKTARLIPNAIQVCTDTEKHFFTSFGARDRTYMMMFRLWQNALLDKPLCPKELWHFVHQCYGNELGLTSDDEDYVPPDDDFNTMGFSEEIPIEENEINNDNLSKSSTEAKPEGSPPPLHKKIVANSAVPGPGNHDTPITFELPAEEYADCLPDGELLALPLLLEEKSDDPSRPGGPAPSPSLDFNDNEDLPTELSDSSETHDEGEVQAFHEDLNGRQYINEVYKFSVDKLYDILFTESQFMSDFMEQRRFSDVVYHPWKKEEAGNQMREIMYTISLSNPLAPKTATVTERQTLFQASQESECYIIDAEVITHDIPYHDYFYTQNRYMLTRVAKNKCRLRVSTELRYRKQPWGLVKGFIERNFWSGIDDNFRRLELELSKMEEILTEAHQLSPKAKAAVKNSTVRRKKRPLPHMRSQHLDEALSPVTTPTDEEVIQRIKHVAGSTQTRHLSPEHHHHHLPAGLALYSVSKLLLIISFVICLSLVLLVFLNMMLFYKLWMLEYSAQSLTTWQGLRLHESKLPQTQMEWAQLLEAQQRYHDTELQKWREIIKSSVVLLDQMKDSLLNLQRGIGLSDYSSEAEEKQSRYH comes from the exons CACTGCCAGTAACTCGAACAAGAGCACGCCCGCCTGCTCGCCGGTCCTACGCAAACGCTCGCGCTCTCCCACGCCGCAGACCCAGGAGGGCGAGAACATGGTGGAGAAGGGCTCCGACCACTCCTCTGACAAGTCCCCCTCCACGCCCGAGCAGGTCGTCCAGAGAACGTACTCGCTGCAGTCAGCGCGAAGCGGGGGAAAGAACTCAAAG TCTCACAAGCGACTTTCCAAA tatGACAGACTAAACCTGATTAAA aaGAGCCAAAGCTGGTACAAC GTGCTGAGCCCGACGTACAAGCAGCGCAATGAGGACTTTAGGAAACTCTTCAAGCAGCTCCCCGACACAGAGAGACTCATTGTGG ACTACTCCTGTGCTCTTCAACGGGACATCCTCCTGCAGGGACGACTCTACCTCTCCGAGAACTGGATCTGTTTCTATAGCAACATCTTCCGCTGGGAAACACTG CTGACAGTGCGGCTAAAGGACATCTGCTCGATGACGAAAGAGAAGACCGCCCGCCTCATTCCCAACGCCATCCAGGTCTGCACAGACACCGAGAAG CACTTTTTCACCTCGTTCGGAGCCCGGGACCGGACGTACATGATGATGTTCAGACTGTGGCAGAACGCGCTGCTGGACAAG CCCCTGTGCCCCAAAGAACTGTGGCACTTTGTCCACCAGTGCTACGGCAACGAGCTCGGCCTGACCAGTGACGACGAGGACTATGTTCCTCCTGACGACGACTTCAACACCATGGG GTTCAGCGAAGAGATTCCCATCGAAGAGAACGAGATCAACAACGACAACTTGTCCAAGAGCAGCACGGAGGCCAAGCCCGAGGGCAGCCCTCCTCCGCTGCACAAGAAGATCGTCGCGAACAGCGCCGTCCCCGGCCCGGGCAACCACGACACGCCCATCACA TTCGAGCTGCCAGCGGAGGAGTACGCAGACTGCCTACCGGACGGAGAGCTGCTGGCCTTGCCCCTGTTGTTGGAAGAGAAGAGCGACGATCCCAGCAGGCCTGGCGGTCCCGCGCCCTCACCCTCACTGGACTTCAACGACAACGAGGACCTCCCCACTGAGCTCAGCGACTCCTCGGAAACGCACGACGAGG gTGAAGTGCAGGCGTTCCACGAGGATCTGAACGGCAGGCAGTACATCAACGAGGTCTACAAGTTCAGCGTGGACAAGCTCTACGACATCCTCTTCACCGAGTCGCAGTTCATGAGCGACTTCATGGAACAGCGGCGGTTTTCAG ACGTGGTCTACCACCCgtggaagaaggaggaggctgGGAACCAGATGAGAGAGATCATGTACACCATCTCTCTGTCCAACCCCCTGGCCCCCAAAACAGCCACAGTCACTGAGAGACAG ACTCTGTTCCAAGCCAGTCAGGAGAGCGAGTGTTACATCATCGACGCCGAGGTCATCACACACGACATCCCCTACCACGACTACTTCTACACTCAGAACCGCTACATGCTCACCAGGGTGGCCAAGAACAAGTGTCGGTTACG GGTGTCGACAGAGCTGCGCTACAGGAAACAGCCGTGGGGTTTGGTGAAAGGCTTCATCGAGAGAAACTTCTGGAGCGGGATAGACGACAACTTCCGCCGTCTCG AGCTGGAGCTGTCCAAGATGGAGGAGATCCTGACCGAGGCCCACCAGCTGTCCCCGAAGGCCAAGGCGGCAGTGAAGAACTCCACGGTGCGGCGGAAGAAGCGGCCGCTCCCGCACATGCGCAGCCAGCACCTGGACGAGGCGCTCAGCCCCGTCACCACGCCGACGGACGAGGAGGTGATCCAGAGGATCAAACACGTGGCCGGATCCACGCAGACCAGACACCTGAGTCCcgagcaccaccaccaccacctgcccGCGGGCCTCGCGCTCTACAGCGTCTCCAAACTGCTGCTCATCATCAGCTTTGT GATCTGTTTAAG ctTGGTGCTGCTGGTGTTCCTCAACATGATGCTCTTCTACAAGCTGTGGATGCTCGAGTACTCGGCACAGTCCTTGACCACCTGGCAAGGTCTGCGGCTACAtgagag TAAGCTGCCTCAGACGCAGATGGAGTGGGCCCAGCTGCTGGAGGCACAGCAGCGTTACCATGACACCGAGCTGCAGAAGTGGAGGGAAATTATCAAGTCGTCGGTGGTGCTACTAGACCAG ATGAAAGACTCTTTGTTGAACCTCCAGCGAGGCATCGGTTTGAGCGACTACAGCTCCGAGGCCGAGGAGAAGCAAAGCCGCTACCACTAA